TTATTTATTTGCAAAACATAATGCAGCAAAACGTTTTAAGTATAAAGGTAGCAAGAGTACATTAGGACAGTTAGGTTGTTTTGCAAGCCATTATTTACTTTGGGAAGAATGTGTAAAATTAAATCAACCTATTATTATTTTAGAAGATGATGCCATTTTGCATAATGAGTTTTGTGATGTTTACACTTTCTTAGGTTCAGAAGAAAATCAATTTGAATTTTTATGGCTTACCCCTCCATCCCCTTGTAGACGTTCACAAAAAGGTAAATTTATTGCAAAAATAAAAAATACTTCAAATGAAATTCAATAATTTTATAAAGCTTGGAGTAATACAACAGGTTATTATATTACCCCAGGGCAAAATCATACTTGAATAAAAAATATACTTATTAGTAAAATAACTATTTATTTGAATTTGAAAATAAAATTTAAGCATAGAAAGACATTAATTAAACAGTTTTTGTTTGGCATTTAATCTTTTAAATAAGATAAATAATGAACATATTGTAAGTTTACAAGTATGATCTTGCCCTGTATATTACCCCTAAAATTGCGAAAAATTTATTGAATTATACCCAAGAATGGATTTTTGATGTTGATATTACGATGGATAGATATTGGGAAAACAAAATCAAATATTTAGCTGTTACACCTGCTTGCTTGGAACCTCATTTATTTTTAGGAAGTGATATTCCGATTGATAAAGGAAAAAAAGAGCGTACGGCAATTATTCGCTTAAGAAGAGAGTATTATTCGCTTGTAGATAAAGTGAATAAGTTTATTTTTGATCTGTTGAATAAATAAGCCTTTTGTTTCATTAAATATGTTATTCGCCAAGAAAGTATTTATGAATTAAGATTTTTATCTTAACAAAATTTTTATTATTTAGATGTATTGCTTAATTTTATTTGTTGTCAATTGGTAAATTTTTTCAATAATCTTACCGCTTATGTTGTAGTAAAAGCCAATATAAGAGAAAATAGCACTTTAAATTTTAACAAGACAAGATAAAACGGAAATAAAATGAGTTATCCACAACAACAAGTTGATAAAAGACGTACTTTTGCGATTATTTCGCACCCCGATGCAGGTAAAACCACCATTACAGAAAAAGTGTTACTTTACGGACAAGCCATTCAAACAGCAGGTTCAGTAAAAGGCAAGGGCTCTACTCAACACGCAAAATCAGACTGGATGGAAATGGAAAAACAACGTGGGATTTCCATTACCACCTCAGTAATGCAGTTTCCTTATAACGATTGCTTAGTCAATTTACTAGATACTCCGGGACACGAAGACTTCTCAGAAGATACTTATCGTACTTTAACGGCGG
This DNA window, taken from Pasteurella skyensis, encodes the following:
- a CDS encoding glycosyltransferase family 25 protein, whose protein sequence is MNLEKSTERRQSIQQQFEQLPQKIDFQFFKAINGKENPDFYLFAKHNAAKRFKYKGSKSTLGQLGCFASHYLLWEECVKLNQPIIILEDDAILHNEFCDVYTFLGSEENQFEFLWLTPPSPCRRSQKGKFIAKIKNTSNEIQ